Sequence from the Nerophis lumbriciformis linkage group LG02, RoL_Nlum_v2.1, whole genome shotgun sequence genome:
AATGTGGCAATTGGCGTTTAACAGGCTACCTACCTGGTAGGCCTTTAGACTCTCTGCGTTACTGGCAAGCCACTGAACCAGGTCATGTGACACCACATAGCCAGAGCCACATGCGAAGGCCGGGTAGGCGGGACTGGCGTACTCCAGCTCCTGCCACTTCCCAATGCGATCCACTGCCCAGCTCTGCCTGAAACTGGGTCAGGAGGGCGTGTGTTAATGAGCACAATGTCACCACATCTCATGGTCAGGTGACCTTTTATGCATTGGTTCTAAACACAGCAACAATGCAAAACACTCAGGGCCGTCAGTCTGTACTTACTTTCCCCACCAAAAATGGCTGCGCTTGAGACCCTTTTGGTCAATCTTCATTAATACTGAATCCATGTCAATGTAACAATCGTCGTCAGTCTTCAAGAGCAGATTAAAGTCAGCATTGCCCACAGACCTGTCATAAGGAGAATTGTAATTGTAACTACACTGCATTGGGATGTTATTACAAAGAATGGAGCTTAAAATACAACagaaacaacacaaacattaaTTTAGAGTCCAAAATGTTACTAGCAACACCAACCTTTTCCAAATAAGATGGTGTAGAGGGAAAAAGACAAGAAAATATGTTATAGTCTTACAGTACACTTTAAATGACAAGTACTTTGGGAGCACCTGCTGCAATCAACTTTGCTGGCACAACTGTGCCCTAATGAAAATTTGATAGTAGAGAATGTATAGGGAACTTTTAGTCAGAAAATGGCTGTCGACATCCCAAATGTCTTACTTAGTTTTTTCTTTTGAAAGAATACGTTCTGCCAACCCTGGAAGCTGAGAAATAATCTAAACGGTTAACAGTTTCTTTTTAAACGCAACCAAATGGAAGATCTGGGAAGGCATGCTATAGAGATAAAATCTGATTGCAACCACAGAACTAAAGAAGGCAAGCAACAAATGTGACAAAGGTACAATATGGCTAAGTCATAACATCAACCATATTGAAAAATGAATAATGTTCAGACAATAATATTGGATCTCTTATTCAAAAAATTATGATGACGGCTGTCTTGACTCTGGAACAAATCATTtctatttttaattgtaaaattgtTCTTAAAATTACAGATGTACCTTAGTTTTCGTATGATTAAATTTTCAACAGAAATGTCATATACCATTGTAGTTTTCATTTGGATAAAATGTGTGCGTAACAAGCTACAGTACTTTAGTCATTTTTCCCACGAATCATCCCACAGAATTAAGTGCCCAAACAATGAATTCCAAGTGTTGCTGACTTAGTCTCTGGGCTTTTTTTtagtatgactgcaaaataaaTCACCATGGGGGTCAAAGAAAGTAGCAAATGGCAGAACTTTGATAAAAGTTACAAAGTTCAAGAAAGAGTACAATGGTGGCATCTGCATTGCTCTCCTGTCCTTTTGTGCCTCGCCGCTCATCGCCAACAAGATTCCCCAATAAAAGTAAAAGTGACGTTAGATTTTAATTTTCtgtttcattcatcatttataatGTCGCATTGTTTTCTGCAACTATAATTATAttgtataaaatgtgttttctgttgataTTTTTGGGCATTTGTAACAAATTAATTGGATtaacataatttaaaatgtatcttAGTTTTTGCACAATTCGGTCTTCGTCTGACCTTTCAAAACAGAGAACTAACAGAGGTACTGTACCACAGTAGATGAAAATTAGAGCCAAAACATGACAGCATATTATAGCAATCCTGGTACTATAATAGAAAAAACAGGGGCTGTGAGGAGCACAGCAATGACATCAAAACAGTCTAATGGGGTGCTAAGTCTGTATTTTGTATTAAATACAATGAAATCATTGCTACATACAGTAGTTGCTCATATAGTACATGACCTTCTTGCAGAACATATAATACATTTTGGAAACAGGTAATCTTCAGGCTGACCAAATTAAAAGCTCACAAATTCCTTACAGGCAGCATATTTTGATCTTTGATTGATTAGGCCCAAATATGTGAAGGTTCAGCATATGTCTGGATACTTGATGACAGTCACACTGATTGCATGTGTGTTCTGACAGGAGGACATTTGTTAAGCAGTGACACATTTTTATTCTGGATCGCTGATTTCCTCAGAGAGTCGACCAATTTAGAGACGAAAAGCCGAATCATTAGCACTTGGCGTACCATTTATAGAACTGAAGCAGTTTGGAAGGCACGTTCCTGTAGGTGTCCACCACGTCCACAAACACCATGTCGTTGTGCCTCAGGCTCTCCTGCTGCAAGGCAGCATCCTCCTGCCTCAGCACCGAGGCATGGCGCTCCATCCTGGCTGGACGACCCCGCAGGAGCTCTGACAGATTGTCCCCGTCTGACACATTAGGTGGGGAGGGGTTTGGGTTGCACAGTACAAAAAAAGTATCAGAggcaataaaaaaacactaattctAACTAGATGATGGCACTAGAGGGAGACTGAATGAATATCTGCTAGATGAAAAACATATAACAGTGTTATTAGTCCTGCTGCAGGGTATTATGCTGCAAATATGATATAGTTTTCCCAAAAGTACATGGAACTTGCTTTCAGGTGAACAAAAACATAACACACAAGCACGAAATCTATAATACAGCAATCAATAATACAGCACCACAAGATGAGAGTTGGCTAGTCCTCAGGCAAAGAAAGCAAAACCATTACAAGGTTTTGAAATGTTTACGCTGAGAAACATCTCAGAATTGGCACCAACCGTAAATGGTGAAGGTGAAACCTCCAGCCAAACCAGGAAATCCAAGAGCGCTTCTGTGGGGCAGTATGCCTTCTGCAATCTGTGGATGAAATCCATTGTTATAAAGTTCTTACACATGTGACTTATCTTCAGCACATGGGAGCACATACGGAGGAGAACTTAAGGACGCCTCCTCCATCATTGAGTTGCACACAAGATGAGTTGACTGTCAGTCCGTCCAAGTCCGAACTCTCCCACACCAGTGTGCCCTCAAAACCCTAAAAGACAAACAGACCTTTTTGTTTCATTACTTCTGTCTTGCAAAAAACTTGTTACATTGCCGACATACCTTGGGCAAGATGAACTGCTCCACTGGTTTGTACCATATTCCGCTCATGAGGGTCCCTGTGTTGATGGCGCTGAAGCGAGCGGTTACCACAGCCTCCTTCAAAAAGATTTTATTTTGGACACCCGCATATTGTCATAAGAACAACAAAAGTAGCTGCTACCTCCTGATCCAGTTGGAGGAGCTTCACTGTCACGTTGCTCTGAAGCTCAGGCTGAGTGCATCGGGGAAACACCCCCAACCTGGTGATCACCACCGGGTGGAGAACCTTAAAATCCAGCGCAACAGTAGAAACATCAGATGAGACGAGGATGGCGGGGTCGGACACCATCACCATTTCTTTTTCCGCGTCCTGCCCTATTACTGAGTAGAGGACAGAGAAAATGTACGTGACCGTTACTGCAATGCCTTCAGGCTGAGTTCTCTATTATTGGCAATGTAAAAAGGAAAATGTCCAAGAGGGTAGTTAATGCTTAATTATAGAGTGTGACTGATTTGCTTTCAGTCCATTAAAACCTGAAGGCTAATATTGGCAAGCGGGCTAAGGTTTGTTTATCCAAATAAACACAGCTTACATTGATTTAAGTGGAGATAAGCCATTTTTGTAAATATGATGGATTCTCTTCTGCGTGACACACAAGACATAAGATTGATCGGGCAATTTTATTTCTGTGGAAAGGCAAATCAACTGTCAAGGACATAACATAAAAGTACAAGCATTAAGTGtcgtatgcaaacataaaaaccaGCAGAAGAGAGTTGTACACCTTATAAAAACACCTAAATGTTAACAGGGCAGTCTTGTgtaaaaaccatcaaaagcaaacaCAGGGGGTGTTTGCTGTGCACTGTAGTTGAATATGATCAATAGTGCAGCATGAATCGATGACCTTTCATCGACAACACTGTCTTACTGGAATCATCTAATTTGCCCCACCCTTACGAGCACAAAACCTCCATACTTCAGGGTAAACTCTGCCACAATTTTTTTCGTCAAGTGAAGACGGCGATAATTTAAATTCAGGTGTTACTGTTGCTCTTCATGCAATAAAGTAGTAGGAAAATAAAATAGAGACAATAAAATAAGCAATATAATAAACTAAGCAATACACTAAACAGAAAGTATCAAGTATGACTATTATGATAATATATGTACAAGATAAACAATATTTACATGATAAATTTAAGATACTGCACAGTTATTGACCGGTTTGCCAACAGATTGCAGTTATGGGTGATGAGTTGTGCAGAAGGGAAGAAGGAAAGCTACACAAGGTTAGAAGACCTTGAAAAAATGTGCTTGAGCGAGATTGTTGCAACCTTCAGTCttgaaaataatcatttgaaacattctgtgtgtgtgtcggtgtgtgtctgtgtgcgtgtgtgtgcatgtcatAGCCCAGCAATAAAGAGGACCtacgatgattttaatctacatgtgGCACAGTttgttgtggtctacatcagtggtccccaaccactggtttGGGGAACGATAccagtccgtgacgcatttgctaccgggccgcacagaaacaataattaatttataaactaccgcatttcctccgacttaacttttgcctgtcccactaaacacaccaataagcttgttaacaGATATATTATAACTCCTTTGTCATAGTACATGGGACAaagcacattaatggacatataaaatgttagtgtaccagattgtagccaaaggcacaTTTTTAGTGCTCATTTTGCGTGAAGAAgcacattaaaataaaaacaaggcGCTTCATATAAAATTTTACCCAAAACTAATTCCTGACCACATCATACTCTGTCACCGATTACAATATTAAAATCCgcctgcggtaaaaaaaaaaaaaaattgatatggTTTTTAAATGTaagttttaatgatgttaaaattgtaaaatatatattaccgtgtatattattatacataaataatacaataattaatCGAGGTAGAACTATCACGTTATATGatctaacatctttgacaatcagcattattttgtaacagtccactttttGTTGTTATTATAGTGCTGGGATACCCATGATTTTAGCCTTCCAAAGCTTCTCTTAGACCACCATTTGTTAACcttggtatttgtcaaatcctagttacggcTCTGGTCGCACGTTTGCAATGTTGTGCACATGCCCGTGGCGGTCTTTTTTGTTGGACTTTAGTGGCTAATCCAACCTGTACTTACTggtccacattgacaaaacactCCATGTGAAATTTTGTGGACAAATAAACATGAAAGCGTATGTTTTGTAAAGACATCAGAGCACCTTAGATAGCAAGAAAGGAGAAGGAATAACACTGGGGGCTTCATAAACATGAAAGCATATCTTTTAAAGACATCAGAGCACACTCGATAGCGAGATAGAAGGAATAACACCGGGGGTAGAGGAGTAGGGATGGTTATCTTTCACATTTTAACCAATACTAGTACCAAAATCGGTACTTTAAAAAC
This genomic interval carries:
- the b3galnt2 gene encoding UDP-GalNAc:beta-1,3-N-acetylgalactosaminyltransferase 2, which codes for MRRLALVLLPCAVAVLVHLWFAHRRSYTPLDDDTFPDGVVPFYEVLVGVLSARHHQELRQAIRDTWLGYLRRHPHFQHRVGVKFIVGKHGCPIPEEDREDPYSCSLFNITEPVIGQDAEKEMVMVSDPAILVSSDVSTVALDFKVLHPVVITRLGVFPRCTQPELQSNVTVKLLQLDQEEAVVTARFSAINTGTLMSGIWYKPVEQFILPKGFEGTLVWESSDLDGLTVNSSCVQLNDGGGVLKFSSIAEGILPHRSALGFPGLAGGFTFTIYDGDNLSELLRGRPARMERHASVLRQEDAALQQESLRHNDMVFVDVVDTYRNVPSKLLQFYKWSVGNADFNLLLKTDDDCYIDMDSVLMKIDQKGLKRSHFWWGNFRQSWAVDRIGKWQELEYASPAYPAFACGSGYVVSHDLVQWLASNAESLKAYQGEDVSMGIWMAAVGPQKYQDPSWLCEKECFLDMLSSPQHTAEELRVLWDRRRACGDPCGCPWGG